The following are from one region of the Dromaius novaehollandiae isolate bDroNov1 chromosome 26, bDroNov1.hap1, whole genome shotgun sequence genome:
- the LOC112991607 gene encoding disintegrin and metalloproteinase domain-containing protein 32, with translation MPFLPGEAAVLGEGPRQGVRASWLQYTCTVSLCRGLLQFENVSYGIEPLVYSPAFEHFVYQMSNENAAGSLFANVHADRGKDEVTAEDMILEIRDHEPLSAAAKSPRYVEVYVVLDKALYNYMGSDRNVVTQRIIQVFGFANSMFNPLNVTIVLSSLEFWIDENKIPTTREADEILQQFLQWKQSYLVLRPYDIAYLFVYRDRARYVGAAIPGRACEREASGGVAVYQRAVTLESFSIILAQLLGLSLGMTYDGSRDCRCPGSVCVMNSNALRFGGVKAFSSCSIGDFENFLKQNRGDCLFNRPHLSGPSYRTAAVCGNGVVEHGEQCDCGSVEDCLTDDCCTTDCQFKPGVKCTSGLCCDRCQFKQKNTKCRTLADAQCDLAEYCNGTSAACPSDLYVQDGYRCERGTGYCYHGRCRSADLQCQRLYGKGSRNAPVICYEEVNSQRDRFGHCGFSARQDYKICAWRNLRCGKLICTYPYRVPLATTTAAVIYAQVREHLCVSLDYVSVSARLSALLVEPGTKCGSGKVCINNTCHPHSVLGYDCNSEVKCHGHGVCNNRKNCHCDPGWKPPDCSTEGSSLGGSIDSGIQMTDVGFSLRRALEDTAQTWLLLGFSLLLPTLAGGTVLVLKWKELGRLCRLEPPPADDSAAEEGSAATEESGPEEEPEPEPGPVPVPGGRRGQ, from the exons ATGCCCTTCCTGCCCGGGGAGGCCGCCGTCCTTGGGGAGGGACCGCGGCAGGGCGTCCGCGCGTCGTGGCTGCAGTACACCTGCACCGTTTCCCTTTGCAGGGGCTTGCTGCAGTTTGAGAACGTGAGCTACGGGATTGAGCCGCTGGTTTATTCGCCGGCATTTGAGCACTTTGTTTATCAGATGAGTAATGAGAACGCAGCGGGTTCCCTCTTTGCAAATGTCCATGCTGACAGAGGGAAAGACGAGGTGACGGCAGAGGACATGATCTTGGAGATCAGAGATCATGAA CCACTATCAGCTGCAGCAAAGTCTCCCAGATACGTAGAAGTGTATGTAGTCTTGGACAAGGCTTTG tACAACTATATGGGTTCAGACAGGAATGTTGTAACACAGAGGATAATCCAGGTTTTTGGTTTTGCCAACAGC ATGTTTAATCCTCTTAACGTGACAATTGTGCTGTCCTCCCTGGAGTTCTGGATAGATGAGAATAAAATTCCAACCACAAGGGAAGCAGATGAAATTCTACAGCAATTCTTACAGTGGAAACAGTCGTACCTTGTTCTGCGGCCATACGACATAGCTTATTTATTTGT TTACAGGGATCGAGCGAGGTACGTGGGTGCAGCGATCCCGGGACGGGCGTGTGAGCGAGAGGCTTCTGGCGGAGTGGCCGTG TACCAGAGGGCTGTGACCCTGGAGTCGTTTTCCATCATCCTGGCgcagctgctggggctgagcctgggAATGACCTATGACGGGTCCCGGGACTGCCGGTGTCCCGGCTCCGTCTGTGTGATGAACTCCAACGCGCT ACGTTTCGGTGGGGTGAAAGCTTTTAGTAGCTGCAGCATTGGAGACTTTGAAAACTTTCTCAAGCAAAACAGAGGAGACTGCCTTTTCAACAGGCCCCATTTGAGTGGACCGTCCTACAGGACAGCTGCCGTCTGCGGCAACGGCGTTGTGGAACATGGAGAGCAGTGCGACTGCGGGTCGGTAGAG GATTGTCTGACAGATGATTGCTGTACTACAGATTGTCAGTTTAAGCCTGGAGTGAAATGTACCTCTGGATTATGTTGTGATAGATGTCAG TTTAAACAGAAGAATACCAAGTGCCGGACCCTCGCCGATGCGCAGTGCGACCTCGCAGAGTACTGCAACGGGACGTCTGCGGCCTGTCCCTCCGACCTGTATGTTCAGGACGGGTACAGGTGTGAGCGCGGCACTGGTTACTGCTACCATGGACGCTGCCGGTCTGCTGACCTACAGTGCCAGAGACTCTACGGGAAAG GCTCAAGAAATGCTCCTGTGATATGTTATGAGGAGGTCAATAGTCAGCGGGATAGATTTGGACACTGTGGTTTCAGTGCCCGGCAAGACTATAAAATCTGTGCTTGGAG GAATCTCAGGTGTGGAAAGTTAATCTGCACATATCCGTATCGCGTTCCACTTGCAACAACTACTGCTGCTGTTATTTATGCTCAAGTACGAGAACATTTATGTGTATCTTTGGATTATGTGAGCGTATCTGCAAGGCTAAGTGCTCTTCTGGTTGAGCCAGGTACAAAGTGTGGTTCCGGAAAg gtTTGTATAAACAACACTTGCCATCCACATTCAGTCCTGGGATATGATTGCAACAGTGAAGTAAAATGTCATGGCCACGGA GTGTGTAATAATAGGAAAAATTGCCACTGTGATCCTGGCTGGAAGCCTCCAGACTGCAGCACTGAGGGCTCTTCCTTGGGAGGGAGCATTGACAGCGGGATCCAGATGACAGATGTCG GCTTCTCCTTGCGACGAGCCCTGGAGGACACCGCGCAgacctggctgctgctgggcttctccctcctcctgcccacccTGGCCGGGGGCACCGTCCTCGTCCTCAAGTGGAAGGAGCTCGGCCGGCTCTGCAGGCTGGAGCCCCCGCCCGCTGACGA CTCCGCCGCCGAGGAGGGCAGCGCCGCTACCGAGGAGTCGGGGCCGGaggaggagccggagccggagccggggccggtgccggtgccgggcgggcgccgcgggcaaTAA